The genomic stretch GAAGTGGCTGACCTTGCCCTCGTGGGTGGTCAGCGACTCGGCGGTGACGTTGAACCGCGCCAGCCGGCTGATGCCGCAGCCGACGAAGTAGACGAGCACCACCGCGTCCCAGCCGCCGCGCATGCCGAGCGCGAAGCCGAGCGCGGCCGGGGCGACGCCGAAGGAGACGACGTCGGCCAGGGAGTCGAGGTCGGCGCCGAACGGTGAGCTCCGCTGTCGCCAGCGGGCGACGCTCCCGTCCAGGACGTCGCAGACGAGCGCGATCGGGAACAGGCCGAGCGCCACCCACATGGCCGCCCGGTCGAGCGAGGCGACGTAGCTCATGCACAGGAGCACCGCGCCCATCCCGGCCGCGCCGTTCGTGAGCGTGATGAAGTCCGCGAGCGAGAAGCTGCGGAGCATGGTGAGCCGCTTCGGCCGCGGGCGGTCCTCGGCTGACTCTCCGGGGGCCGCTGGCTCAGCTCGATCGTGATCCATCGTGTCTTCCATCGCGGCCCGGCCCTTGCGCCACCGCCCGCGGCGCCCACTTTCGTCGTAGACACGTGTCTCGCGCAAGCAACGCGGTAGAGCCGGTCCTCTTCGGGCCGGACGATGACCACCCGCTCCACGTCAGGCTCGCGCGTCGCACGGCGCGGGTGCTCTGGCTCGCGGGCCGGGGATTCGTGCGCGACGAGGGCTTCCACCACGCGTCGGCCCTCGCCTTCGACACCGTGCTCGCGCTGGTGCCGCTCCTCGTGATCGTCGCCGGGGTGCTGCGCGCGCTCGGGGCGTGGAATCAGTTCCTCGGCTCGACCATCGAGCCGTGGCTGGAGATGACCCTCGGGCAGAGCCCCGAGAACATGGTCACGATGCGCGAGGCCTTCACGAAGGTCATCGAGCTGGGCGAGAGCGCCGACGTGACCGCGCTCGGCTTCATCGGGGTGGTCGCGCTGCTCTACCTCGTCTTGATCCTGCTGACGACGGTCGAGACCACGCTCAACCGCATCTGGGGCGCGCGCCGCCCCCGCACCCTCATGCGCCGAGCCGTCGACTACGCGGCGATCCTCTTCGTGATCCCCCTCGGCCTCGTGCTGGCCACCGTGCTCGGCTCCGGGCTGGGCGACTTCGCGTGGATGGGCGGCCTGCGCGGCGCTGTGCGCGAGGTGGTCGCGATGCTCGCGGTCTCGGGCGTGCTGACCTTCCTGTACCTGGTCATGCCGGCCGCCCGGAGCCGCTTCAAGTCCGCCCTCATCGGGGGCCTCGTGGCGGGCGCGCTGTGGCATCTGGGGCTGGAGGCCTACGCCCAGCTGCAGATCGGGGTCGCCCGCTACAACGTCATCTACTCCGGCTTCGCCACCCTGCCGCTCTTCCTCGTCTGGATCTTCGTCAGCTGGCTGCTGGTCCTCTTCGGCGCGGAGCTGGCCGCGGCGCACCAGGACGAGAGCGGCTTCCGCTGGCGCGTCCGCGAGGGAGAGGCGAGCGCGCGCACCCGCCACCGGCTCGGCGTGCGCTTCACGGCGGAGATCGCCCGCTCGTTCGTCCGAGGCGAGATGCCCCCCGACGTCCATCAGCACGCGGAGGAGTCGAGCATCCCCACCCGCCTGGCCGAGGACATCCTGGACGATCTGGCGCGCCACGGGATCCTGCTCCGCGCGCATCGAAACGGTGTGCCGACCTATGTGCTCAGCCGTGATCCGCGGACGCTCCGGCTGAGCGACGTGCTCGCCGCGCTGGACGAGTCGGCCGACCCGTACGAGCTGGGCCATCCGCGGAGCGACGAGGAGGCGAAGCAGCTGGCCGCGCTCGTCGATGATCTGGAGAAGGCGCCCGAGGGGACGCCGGCGAACCTCAGCCTGCGCGAGCTCGTCGAGTGGCTCGAGGCCGAGCACATCGAGCCCGAGCAGCGGCGGCACGCCCACTGATGCCCACCGGGGCGGGACGAAGATCCTGCTTGTAGCCTCCTGCCTCGACCCTAGAACGCAGGGACGGAGGTGGTGAGTTGAGCAGCTTGGAGGAGGCGGCCGCGAAGAGCGGTGATCGTCGCGGGACCGTGGCCCCCGGGGGGACCCCCATCGACTTCCAGGCCCTGGTCGAGGGGATCGACGCGATCACCTGGGAGATGGACACCGACGAGTGGCTCTTCACCTACGTGAGCCCGCAGGCAGAGGAGATGCTGGGCTATCCCCTGGAGCGCTGGCTCGAGCGCAACTTCTGGAACGAGATCCTCGTCCACCCCGATGACGCCATCTGGGCCGTCGACTTCTGCGTGTCGGCGACCCAGCGCAACGAGGATCACGAGTTCGAGTACCGCGCGAAGGCCGCGGACGGCCGCACGGTGTGGCTCAAGGACCTCGTCCGCGTGGTCGCCCGACCGGGCCGCTCGCCGCTCCTGCGCGGGGTGATGATCGACATCACCTCCGCCAAGGCCGCCGAGACGGAGGCGGAGCGCCTGCGACGGGAGCTGCTCGAGGCGCAGGAGCTCGCCCACATCGGGAGCTGGCAGTGGGTGGTCGCGGACGATCAGGTCACGTGGTCGGACGAGCTCTACCGGATCTACGGTCTCGACCCGAAGGGCTTCGGCGCGAGCTTCGCCGCGTACCTCGAGCGCGTGCACCCCGACGACCGGGAGCGCGTCCAGCAGACCATCGGCGGCCTCGTCCAGAGCGGCGGCTTCTTCGACTTCGAGGAGCGGATCGTGCGCCCCAATGGTGAGCTCCGCTACCTGCGGAGCCGCGGCCAGGCGGTGCTCGAGTCGGGCCGCGTGACCCGGCTCGTGGGCTCGTGTCAGGACATCACCGAGCAGAAGGAGGCCGAGGAGCGCGAGCGCACGCTCCTCTTCGAGCAGGTGGCTCGCCAGCAGGCGGAGTCGAGCCGCCAGCGTCTTCAGAACGTCTTCGAGCAGGCCCCCGCCGCCATCGCCGTGCTCGCGGGACCGAAGCTGGTGTTCGAGTCGACGAACGACGACTACGCGGCGCTCGTCGGGAGAGACGATCTGGTGGGCAAGCCCCTGCGGGAGGCGCTGGAGATCGAGCAGGAGACCATCTTCGAGCTGCTCGAGAACGTCTACCGGACCGGCGAGCCGTTCGTGGGCCGAGAGGTCCCGGTGCGCTTCCGGCCCGCCAACGGTGAGTGGCGCAGCGGCTGGTTCGACTTCGTCTATCAGCCGCTCCTGGAGGACGGAGGCGTGTACGGCGTCATGGTCCACGCCATCGACGTCACGGGGAAGGTCGAGGCGCGGCTGGAGCTCGAGGGCCTCACCGCGCGCCTCGCGGCCACGAACGAGGAGCTCGAGCAGTTCGCCTACGTGACCTCGCACGACCTGCGCGCGCCGCTGCGGGGCATCGCGAGCCTCGCGACCTGGATCGAGGAGGACGTGGGGGAGGCGCTCCCGCCTCGGAGCCGCGAGCACCTGGAGCTGCTGCGCTCTCGGGTGGCGCGTCTCGAGGGGCTCATCGACGGCATCCTGCAGTACTCACGCGCGGGCCGGCTCCGCGCGGAGGCCGAGTCCGTCGACGTGGGCAAGCTGCTCGACGACGTCCTGGACCTGCTCGCCCCGCCCCCCGGCGTCGTGCGGGTCGAAGGCGAGATGCCGACCGTCCGCGCCGAGCGCGTCCCGTTCCAGCAGGCGATGCAGAACCTCATCAGCAACGCGCTCAAGCACGGCGCGACGGAGTCGCCGCGCGTGGTCGTCCGCGCGAAGGAGCTCCCCGACGCGTGGGAGCTGTCGGTCGCAGACAACGGGCCGGGGATCGACCCCCGCTATCAAGACCGCATCTGGACCATCTTCCAGACCCTCAAGACCCGAGACGAGGTCGAAGGGACGGGCGTGGGCCTGTCACTCGTGAAGAAGATCGTGGAATCGCGGGGCGGCAGCGTGAGGGTCGACTCGACGCTCGGGCGCGGGGCGACGTTCCGGTTCACCTGGCCGAAGAGGTAGAGATTTGGAAAAGCAGCTGAAGATTCTCCTCGTCGAGGATGACGAGGTCGACGTGATGAACGTCAAGCGGGCTTTCGACAAGGCGCGCATCCAGAACCCCGTGGAGGTGGCCAAGGACGGCGTGCACGCGCTGAGTCTGCTGAAGGACCCGAGCTTCTCGAAGGAGCGGCTGCTCATCCTCCTGGACATCAACATGCCGCGCATGAACGGCATCGAGCTGCTGCGCGAGATCCGGAAGGACCCCGAGCTGCACTCGCTCCCGGTGGTGGTCCTGACCACCTCGGACGACGAGCGCGACAAGGTCGACGCCTTCGACCTCAACGTCGCCGGCTACCTGCTCAAGCCCGTGACGTTCCCGAAGTTCGTCGACATCCTCGACGTGTTGAACCGGTACTGGACCCTGGTCGAGTGGCCCTGAGCCCTGCCGAGCCGAACCTGCGCGTCCTGATCGTCGACGACGACCAGGTCGACCGGCTGTGGGCGCGACGCGCGCTCGCGCCCCTCTGCGTGGACGGCGGGCTCGGAGAGGCGGCGGACGCCGCGTCAGCCGAGCTGCAGCTCGGGACGGCGGAGTGGGACTGCGCGCTGGTCGACCATCAGCTGGGCGCGGACACCGGGCTCGAGCTGACCCAGCGCTTGCGCGCGGCGGGGCTCCGGGTCCCGGTCGTGATGTTCACGGGCCACGGCGACGAACAGGTCGCGGTCGCGGTGATGAAGGCGGGCGCGACCGACTACCTCTCGAAGAACGAGCGCACGCCCGAGGGGGTCCGGCGCGCGATCCGGAACGCGGTCGAGCTTGCGCGCGCGGCGAGAGAGCGAGAAGAGCTCGTCGAGCAGCTCGCGGCCGAGCGGGAGCGCCTCGAGCGGGCGGTCCGCGAACGGGACGACGTGCTCGCGATCGTGTCCCACGACCTGCGGAACCCCCTGTCGACCATCGCGCTCGCGGCCGATGAGCTCCCGGAGCTCGATCCCGCCGCGGTGACTCACATCGCCAAGGTGATCCGTCGCAACGTCAAGCGCGCCGAGCGTCTCATCTCCGATCTCCTGGACATCAGCCGCATCGAGCGCGGGGTGCTGACCCTGGACCTGCGCCCCTGCGACGTCGAGCGCGTGGGCCGCTCCGCGGTCCGCCACGCCGAGCTGATCGCGCAGCGGAAGGGCGTCTCCCTCGAGCTCCATGTGCGCGGCGACGGCGGGGACGTGCAGGCCGATCCGGACCGACTCTCGCAGGTGCTCGACAACCTGCTCTCGAACGCGATCCGCCACACGCCCGAAGGGGGTCGTGTGCTGCTGGCGATCGAGCACTCGGCCGAGGGCGCGCAGCTCGAGGTGCGGGACACCGGCCCGGGCGTGCCCAGCGAGGAGAGGGCTCGCCTCTTCGATCGCTTCTACCAGACCGGGCGGAAGAACGAAGGCGGGGCCGGGCTGGGCCTCGCCATCGCCAAGGGCCTCGTGGAGGCCCACCAGGGCAGCATCACCGTCGGCGACGCGCCCGAAGGCGGCGCCAGGTTCACGTTCCACATCCCGAGAACCTTGGCGACCCCGACCTACGCCGCGACGCCCTGAGGTTGGAGGGTCTGAACGCAGACCCTCCCCCCATGGGGCGAAGCGCCCATGGGGCCCCCCTCCCACCTACGGCGATTCGCGCGCTCCGCGCGCTCGGTCGCCGACCCCAGCGGCGGGGCGCTGGGGCCCCCGCGGCTCGCGCTTTCGCTTCGCGAAAGCTGGCCGCCTGCTTGGCGCGATGGAGTCGACCGCCCGGGGCCCCCGCGGCGCGGGGCTGGGGCCCCCGCGGCTCGCGCTTTCGCTTCGCGAAAGCTGGCCGCCTGTTCTGGCGCGATGGAGTCGACGGCGCGATGGAGTCGACGGCGCGGCTCGCGCTTTCGTTCCGCGAAAGCTGGCCGCGTGTTCTGGTTGGAGTGTTCTGGTTGGAGGGTCTGAACGCAGACCCTCCAACCTGCGGCGCTCCGCGCGCTGGCTCAGCGGCGGCGAAGGAAGAAGGCGCCGGCGCCGGCCAGGAGCAGCATGGCGAAGCCGTAGCCGCCAGAGCGACCCGGGACCGCGGCGCAGCTGATCGAGGCTTCACCCTCGGCCATGCACTCGCCGTCCATGCACATGGCGGTGCCGCGCGCGCTGGTGTCGACTTCGATGTCGAGCCGATCGCGGAGCTGCATGATGCAGGCGTCGACGCCGCCCTCGACGTCGACGTACTGGCCGTCGCAGAAGAGCGCGCCCGAAGGCTCGGTGCACTCGGCCTCGCAGCCGCCCTCCACGGTCGCGTAGCAGTCGACGTAGCCGTCCGCCTGACAGTCGACCTGACAGTCGACGTTGGCCTCGGCCTCGCAACGGCCCTGGCAGGACGCCTCGCAGCGGGCCATGCAGTCGGCCGACGGGGGCGTCGCCTCACAGGACGCGTCGCAGGAGCCGGCGTAGGTCGAGCGGCAGGAGGCCTCGCAGCGGGCCTGGGCGTCCATGTCCCCCGCCATGCCAGCGCACTCGGCCTCGCAGGAGGCCTCGACGGTCGCCTGGCAGTCGGCGCGGCAGTCGTAGGAGCCGGGGTCGACGGTGCAGGTGGCCTCACAGGCCGCCACGTCGCAGCTGGCTTCGCAGCTCGCCTCGGCGGTCGCGGTGCACGTGCCGTCGCAGCTGGCGTAGAGGTCGGCCGCGCAGGTCGCCTCGAGGGCGAAGGGCTCGCACATGGCCGTACATCCGCCGCCGATCAGGACCTCGCAGCGCGCGGTGGACGCGAGGTAGATGTCACCGCAGGCGCTCTGGGCGCTGGCGGTATGGGCGGTGAGAGGCAGGAGAAGCAGGGAAAAGAAAGGCAGCAGTCCAAGTCGCGATCGCATCGATCCTCCATCCGGGGTGCACCACCGGGCCGAAGCTATCGCCGAACCACCGGCGAGCAGTCGGGGGCTCCCCCACATGGCCGTTGGACGTAGGCCCGGCCCCGGAGCTTCATAGCGAAAAACCATCAATGATCTTCCACGCTTCCGAGCCACGCGTGGCGGAGGGCGTGAGGGGTCGCGCGCCGGAGGTTTGCGGGGTGCGCGGCTGCCGCCATAGTGTCGCGGTCATGGCAAGCCCCACCGCCGGGATCACCCTCAGCGATCCGACCTTCGAGCCGAAGGACCGACGCAACGCGTTCGAGCGCTTCTGGCTGAACCTCATCTCCGATGAGCGTGACCTGCCATTCATCCCGCTCGCGCTGCAGATGACCTTCGTGATCATCCCCCTCGCGGTGCTGCTCTACGTGCCCGGCGTCTTCCGCTGGTGGCTGGCGCCCGTGTACTGGGCGGTCGTCTTCCCCGGGTTCATGGACCGCTACATGCTGATGCTCCACAACGCGAGCCATCGGCGCCTGTTCAAGCGGAAGTACAACTTCTTGAACAAGTGGGTGCCGTGGGTGATCGGCATCTTCTGCGGTCAGACGCCGGAGACCTACTACATCCACCACATCACGATGCACCACGCGGAGGGCAACCTCCCGAACGACCTGTCGTCGACGATGAAGTACCAGCGGGACAGCCGCATCGCGTGGCTGCGCTACTTCTTCCGCTTCTTCTTCTTCATCCTCTTCGACATGACGCGCTACCAGCTCCGCAAGAAGCGCTACCCGCTGCTGCGGAAGATGCTGATCGGAGAGCTGTCGTTCTACGCCATCACCGCGGCGATGATGTTCGTCAACTGGCAGGCGACGGTGACCGTCTTCGTCGTGCCGCTCGTGGTCATTCGCATCCTCATGATGGCCGGCAACTGGGGTCAGCACGCCTTCGTCGACCCGGACGATCCGAGCAACGACTACAAGAGCGCGATCACGTGCATCAACGCGCGCTACAACCACCGCGGGTTCAACGACGGCTACCACATCAGCCATCACCTGGTGGCCAACCGGCACTGGACCGACCACCCGGCCGAGCTGCAGGAGAACCTCCAGGCCTACGTCGACAACGACGCGATCATCTTCGAGGGCATCGACTTCTTCATGGTCTGGCTGTACCTGATGCTGGGTCGGAAGGACTGGCTCGTGGAGCGCTTCGTCGATCTCCGCGAGGAGAAGCGCAGCAAGGAAGAGATCCTCGCGCTCTTCGAACGTCGCCTGAAGAAGTTCTCGCCCGAGCAGCTCGCCGCGCTCCAGAAGTAGCCGGCTTGGCCTCGGAGAGCGTCGCCCTATAGTGGCGCTCGGAGGACGACGCATGGACACGATCGCGGTGCTGGGGATGGGGCTCTTGGGGCGGGGGTTCGCGGAGAACCTCCTCGCGAAGGGCCACGAGGTTCGGGTCTGGAACCGCACCGCGAGCCGGTGCGAGCCGCTCGTCGAGCAGGGCGCGGTCGCGGCCGAGACGCCCGAAGAGGCGGTGCGAGGGGCCGCCCGCGTCCACCTCGTGCTCGCGGCCGACGACGCGGTCGAGGCGGTCCTCGCCGCGCTGCGGCCCGGCCTCGGCGAAGGCGTCTACGTCGTCGACCACAGCACGAACCTGCCCGCGGGCGTGGCGGCGCGCTTCGATCGCCTGCGCGGCGAGGGCATCCTCTACGTGCACGCGCCGGTCTTCATGGGTCCGAAGAACTCACGCGAAGGCACGGGCCTGATGTTGCTCAGCGGCCCGGCCGAGGACGAGACGGCCCTCCGCCCCGCGCTCGAGACGATGACGGGCCGCGTGCTCCACCTCGGCCCCGAGCCCGACAAGGCGGCCAAGCTCAAGATCACCGGCAATGGCATGCTCATCATGCTCACCGCGGCGATGGGCGACCTCTTCCGCATGGGCGAAGCGTCCGGCGTCACCACGGACGAGATCCTCGCGCTCTTCGATCAGTTCTCTCCCACCGCGTCCGGCATGGGCCGTCGCGCGCTCGCCTCGGGCGACCAGCCAGTGGGCTTCGAGATGACGATGGCGCGCAAGGACGTGCGCCTGATGCTCGAGACGGCCGGCGACGCGCAGCTCACCGTCCTCCCCTCCGTCGCCGCCGCCATGGACGCGGCGATCGAGGCGGGACGCGGCGCCGAGGACTTCGCGGCCCTCGCCGACCCGAAGCGCGGCTGACGCCGCCCGATTTTTTTTCGTTTCTCCACGCAACCTCCCAAGCGTTCGCGCGATGCGTCACGCGAACTGGCCGATACACGGCAAGGGAGGGAAGAGATGCTGACGAACGATTGGGCGCGCAGGAGCGCGCCGTGGGTGATTTGCGCCCTGACCATGGTCGGGTGCGATGGAATGGTGATGTGCCCGGAGGGCGCGGAGCTCGTGGAGGGCGAGTGCGTGATGCCGCCGGACGCCGACGTGCCGATGGACGGGGACGTGCCGATGGACGCCGAGGCCCGGATGGACGCCGAGGCCCCGATGGACGCCGAGCCCCCGATGGACGGCGCCCCGCCGATCATGGAAGACGGCGGGCGAATGGACGAGGACGGGGGCACGACGCCGCCCGACGGCGGGGTGCCGCCGGACCTGCCCGACTCGGGTCCTCCCACCTGTCCGACGCCCGACACGTGGTACCGCGACTGGGACCGCGACGGGCGTGGAGACCCGGCCGCGAGCGTCGAGAGCTGTGACCCGGTCGACGGCTTCGTGATGAACGCCGACGACTGCGACGACGGCTGCGACACATGCTGGACCGGCGCGTCCGAGCTGTGCGACAGCCGCGACAACGACTGCAACGGCAGCGTCGACGAGGGCGTGACGTCCACGTTCTATCGGGACGGGGACGGCGACGGGCACGGCAACCCCGCCATGACCTCGACCGGCTGCTCCGCGCCGAGCGGCTTCGTCACGAGCGACACCGACTGCGACGACACCTGCGCCGCCTGCTACCCCGGCAACACCGAGACCTGCGACGGCGAAGACAACGACTGTGACGGGAGCACCGATGAGGGGCTCTTGACCACCTACTACGCCGACGCGGACGCCGACGGACACGGCGACGCGTCAGCCAGCGTCAGCGCGTGCACCGCGCCCGCGGGGCACGTCACCGTCGGCGACGACTGCGACGACACCTGCGCCGCCTGCTATCCCGGCAACACCGAGACCTGCGACGGCGAGGACAACGACTGTGACGGGAGCACCGATGAGGGGCTCTTGACCACCTACTACGCCGATGTCGACGGCGACGGACACGGCGACGCCTCCACGGCCGTCAGCGCGTGCAGCGCGCCCAGCGGGCACGTCACCGTCGGCGACGACTGCAACGACACCTGCGCCGCCTGCTACCCGGGGCGGGCGGAGGTCTGCGACAGCGAGGACAACGACTGCGACGGGAGCACCGACGAGGGCGTGCTGAGCACCTTCTATCGAGACATAGACGGTGACGGCTTCGGCGTGACCTCCTCGAGCACCCAGGCTTGCCGTCAGCCCGCCGGCTACGCGGGCACGGGCGGCGACTGCAACGACGCGTGCGCGACGTGCAACCCGTCCGCGACGGAGGTCTGCGACACCCTCGACAACGACTGCGACGCGGGCGTGGACGAGGGCGTGCAGACGCGCTTCTACCGAGACGCGGACGGCGACGGGCACGGGCTCGCCTCGAGCAGCGTGCTCGCTTGCAGCGCGCCGAGCGGTCACGTCACCTCGATGGACGACTGCGACGACACCTGCGGCGTCTGTTACCCCGGCAACGCCGAGGTCTGTGACGGCGAGAACAACGACTGCGACGCCGACGTCGACGAGGGCGTGCTCGACACGTTCTACCGCGACGGCGACGGCGACGGGCACGGCCGCGACGACATGACCACCTTCGCGTGCTCGCCGCCGAGCGGCTACGCGGGCATGGGCATGGACTGCGACGACGCGGCGTCTTCGACCTACCCGGGCGCGAGCGAGCTCTGCAACGCCATCGACGACGACTGCGACGGCAGCCGCGACGAGACGTTCACCTGCGTCGAAGGCGAGAGCACCGGCTGCACGACCTCGTGTGGCACGCGCGGCACGGGCACCTGCACGACGTCGTGCGAAGAGCCCGACGCCGCCGCGTGCACGCCGCCGACCGAGACGTGCAACTACGTCGACGACGACTGCGACGGGTATCTGGACGAGTATCTGTTCTCGGCGGGCTCGCCGAGCATCTACGCCAGCGGGAGTCGGCTGGAGCGGCCCCGCGCCTTCGAGTGTCAGGGTGACGTGTGTGCCTTCTTTCACTCGGCCGGACAGGTCTTGGGGTGGCGCATGGAGCGCGACGGAACGGTGCTCCGCTCCGCCGTGCCCCACGCCGGCAACGACACCTTCGACGTCGGCTACCGGAGCGGTGACTCGCGCATCGCGTACGCCTACGCCGAAGGCTCACAGATCCGGGTCCGCCTGCTCGACGTGGGCACACTCAACTCCGTGAGGAGCGCCACGATCCCCGTGAGCACACCCTACCTCCGGGTCGTCGTGGACTCGACCTCGGCGTGGGTCTACGCCCGCGTGGGGAGCTGGATCAACCGCTACCGCATCAACAAGAGCACCGGCGCGTGGGACGGTGTCACGGACTCCGTCACGCTCACCGACCTGCCCTTCGACGTCGACGCGTCTCGCCACTTCGGAGAGCCGCACTACGTCAGCTACGTCACGCCGTACTCGCACAACGCGGTGTTCATCGGACGGGTGTCGTCCAGCGGCGCGCTCACCACCGAGACGATCGCCTCGATGCCGAGCGGGGTCACGGCCATCGATCCGGCGATCGGGACCGCGCCCGACGGACAGATCGTCGTCGCGTGGGCTGAGCGCGGCAGCAACTACTTCGTGAACCGCATTCGACGCGCCCACAAGACGAGCTGGTCGGCCACGCCGGCCATCGGGACGCTCCGCATGGGTTGGACGACTTCGGATGGAGAGGGCGCCCCCAACCTCTTGATCGACGTGGGCTACGCCCGAGGGAGCGCCGCGCATGAGGTCTTCCACGTGGTCACCTCGCAGCGGTTGTGGAACTCGACCTCCCCAGAGCTCGGTGACGTGGGTGCGTACACGATCCAGCGCTCGAGCGGGGGCACTTCGGTCGACGAGATCGGGGTGGGAGGGAGCCGACGCCGACACGGAGGCGTGGCGGCTGCTCCGTCGATGGACACGTCGTTCGTCGTCTTCTACGAGCACACCGTCACCGGAGGCACCTGGCGACCGATCGGCTGCTGAGCGGAGCGTTCGACGAGATCGCGGCGCCTTCCCTCGGGAGGGCGCCGCGTCTCGTTCAGGACCAGGTGACGCGGTAGCGGATGACCACGGTCGGCACGCCATGGGCGCGCTCGTCGGCGGGCGTGAGGGAGACGTCGACGGACGCGTCGGAGGCGCCGCTCAGCGGGAGGCAGACGCGGAGGAACTCGCTCGAGATCTCCGCGTACCAGGGCGCGAGGTGAGACGGCGTGCCGCTCCGCACGACCAGCGCCTCTCGGTCGCCCTGCTTGTCCACCTGGACCCGCCCGAAGTCGAAGTAGCGCCCCGCGATGCGGGGCAGCGCCTGCGTCACCGCCATCGGCGAGGCGAGCCCGAGGATCCAGCGATAGACGCCCTTCAGGTCGTCCTCCGCCTGGCCCCGCGCGCGACGCCGCGCGTACTCGGAGAAGCTCTTCCCGGTCAGCTCCGCGATCACCTGGGTGACGGGCACGATCGGGGCCGTGTCATACCAGCTGGCGGCGAGGAAGGGCTGCCGCATGAACGCGCGGAGCGCGTCGCTGGGCAGCTCCGCGAGCACCCGATCGACGCCGCCGGTCACGTCCGCCGCGAGCGCCTGGACCAGCGCTCGGTAGGCGAGACCCTTCATGCGGAACGGGCTCTTCCCCGGCTCCCAGGGCCACTCTTCTACCGCTATCGACATCCCCCGATGGGAATGTACGTCAGTTCGTGGTCACGCTGAACCGGCCGTGAAGCGAGCGAGGGCGTCGGCGAGCTCGATCGCCTGCGTCTTCTGGATGTTGTGACCGCCTTCGTCGAAGGCGAGGCGTGGGCCGTCGGGGAGCTCGCGCGCGAGGGAGAGGCCGATGGTCTCCTCGACGAGGCGGTCGTCTCGCGCCCAGGCGAGCAGGGTGGGGCAGCGGACGCGGCGCGCGGCGGCGCGGTGATCGGCGAACGAGATCTGGGAGAAGATGCGCGTCGTCTCCACCAGCTCGCCCAGCGGCGTCGACGCCGGGAAGCCCGCGCGCCGGAAGCCTCGTTTCATCGGCGCGGCGAGCAGCCGCGGGATTCCGGGCACGCCGAGCAGGCGCGCGACGTCGGGGCTGCGCAGGGTGCGGCGCGCGAGCCGATGGACGTGGAGCCCCACCGACGCGAGCAGCGCGAGGCGCTCGACCCGCGGCTCCTCCGCCGCCACCGCCATCGCGAGCGGACCGCCCATCGAGTGCGCAAGGAGAGTGACGCGATCGAGACCGAGCGCGTCGATCGCATCTCGCACGAAGCGCACGCGGTCGGGGAGGCGCGCGCCGGTGCCGGTGCGGACGGGCGTCGCGCCGAAGCCCGGTTGATCCAGCCGCACGAAGCGCACGCGGCCGTCGAGGGCGGAGGCGAGCCAGCGGAAGTCGCGCACCGAGCCGGGCAGGCCGTGGATCGCGAGCGCCGTCGGGCCCGCGCCCTCCTCGGTGTACGCGA from Sandaracinaceae bacterium encodes the following:
- a CDS encoding CDP-alcohol phosphatidyltransferase family protein, which produces MLRSFSLADFITLTNGAAGMGAVLLCMSYVASLDRAAMWVALGLFPIALVCDVLDGSVARWRQRSSPFGADLDSLADVVSFGVAPAALGFALGMRGGWDAVVLVYFVGCGISRLARFNVTAESLTTHEGKVSHFEGTPIPTSLALVAALAVAFGMSAVHDDLWLGVIQLGPWQLHPLVLIYALSGTAMVSATLRIPKP
- a CDS encoding YhjD/YihY/BrkB family envelope integrity protein, which gives rise to MSRASNAVEPVLFGPDDDHPLHVRLARRTARVLWLAGRGFVRDEGFHHASALAFDTVLALVPLLVIVAGVLRALGAWNQFLGSTIEPWLEMTLGQSPENMVTMREAFTKVIELGESADVTALGFIGVVALLYLVLILLTTVETTLNRIWGARRPRTLMRRAVDYAAILFVIPLGLVLATVLGSGLGDFAWMGGLRGAVREVVAMLAVSGVLTFLYLVMPAARSRFKSALIGGLVAGALWHLGLEAYAQLQIGVARYNVIYSGFATLPLFLVWIFVSWLLVLFGAELAAAHQDESGFRWRVREGEASARTRHRLGVRFTAEIARSFVRGEMPPDVHQHAEESSIPTRLAEDILDDLARHGILLRAHRNGVPTYVLSRDPRTLRLSDVLAALDESADPYELGHPRSDEEAKQLAALVDDLEKAPEGTPANLSLRELVEWLEAEHIEPEQRRHAH
- a CDS encoding PAS domain-containing protein encodes the protein MSSLEEAAAKSGDRRGTVAPGGTPIDFQALVEGIDAITWEMDTDEWLFTYVSPQAEEMLGYPLERWLERNFWNEILVHPDDAIWAVDFCVSATQRNEDHEFEYRAKAADGRTVWLKDLVRVVARPGRSPLLRGVMIDITSAKAAETEAERLRRELLEAQELAHIGSWQWVVADDQVTWSDELYRIYGLDPKGFGASFAAYLERVHPDDRERVQQTIGGLVQSGGFFDFEERIVRPNGELRYLRSRGQAVLESGRVTRLVGSCQDITEQKEAEERERTLLFEQVARQQAESSRQRLQNVFEQAPAAIAVLAGPKLVFESTNDDYAALVGRDDLVGKPLREALEIEQETIFELLENVYRTGEPFVGREVPVRFRPANGEWRSGWFDFVYQPLLEDGGVYGVMVHAIDVTGKVEARLELEGLTARLAATNEELEQFAYVTSHDLRAPLRGIASLATWIEEDVGEALPPRSREHLELLRSRVARLEGLIDGILQYSRAGRLRAEAESVDVGKLLDDVLDLLAPPPGVVRVEGEMPTVRAERVPFQQAMQNLISNALKHGATESPRVVVRAKELPDAWELSVADNGPGIDPRYQDRIWTIFQTLKTRDEVEGTGVGLSLVKKIVESRGGSVRVDSTLGRGATFRFTWPKR
- a CDS encoding response regulator — its product is MEKQLKILLVEDDEVDVMNVKRAFDKARIQNPVEVAKDGVHALSLLKDPSFSKERLLILLDINMPRMNGIELLREIRKDPELHSLPVVVLTTSDDERDKVDAFDLNVAGYLLKPVTFPKFVDILDVLNRYWTLVEWP
- a CDS encoding ATP-binding protein gives rise to the protein MALSPAEPNLRVLIVDDDQVDRLWARRALAPLCVDGGLGEAADAASAELQLGTAEWDCALVDHQLGADTGLELTQRLRAAGLRVPVVMFTGHGDEQVAVAVMKAGATDYLSKNERTPEGVRRAIRNAVELARAAREREELVEQLAAERERLERAVRERDDVLAIVSHDLRNPLSTIALAADELPELDPAAVTHIAKVIRRNVKRAERLISDLLDISRIERGVLTLDLRPCDVERVGRSAVRHAELIAQRKGVSLELHVRGDGGDVQADPDRLSQVLDNLLSNAIRHTPEGGRVLLAIEHSAEGAQLEVRDTGPGVPSEERARLFDRFYQTGRKNEGGAGLGLAIAKGLVEAHQGSITVGDAPEGGARFTFHIPRTLATPTYAATP
- a CDS encoding fatty acid desaturase, with the translated sequence MASPTAGITLSDPTFEPKDRRNAFERFWLNLISDERDLPFIPLALQMTFVIIPLAVLLYVPGVFRWWLAPVYWAVVFPGFMDRYMLMLHNASHRRLFKRKYNFLNKWVPWVIGIFCGQTPETYYIHHITMHHAEGNLPNDLSSTMKYQRDSRIAWLRYFFRFFFFILFDMTRYQLRKKRYPLLRKMLIGELSFYAITAAMMFVNWQATVTVFVVPLVVIRILMMAGNWGQHAFVDPDDPSNDYKSAITCINARYNHRGFNDGYHISHHLVANRHWTDHPAELQENLQAYVDNDAIIFEGIDFFMVWLYLMLGRKDWLVERFVDLREEKRSKEEILALFERRLKKFSPEQLAALQK